ATCATTAAAAAAGCATACATTGCAGTTGCGGAATTTACCTTTTGCAACCGTTTGATGGTTTACAATTTGTTGGCACAGATGAACACTGCTAATGaacacgtaacttttaaaatatcatAATTAGCTCAGGGTGAGACGGTCAATAGTTGTTTACTCTCCATAAGGTCAGTAAGTTGGGCATGTTCAGATAATATGCAACAAAATGTATTAAACTTGCTATCTGACTCATGCTTATTGGCTATACCCTGCATTTTTTCAGCCAACAACTAAAAAGTATAGAGGTATATGTAAATATGGCATGAGAAGTCTATGTTGAATCCAATTAGCCTTTGCCCTATGCTTGATAATATGTTGttcttttacatttaaaaaaagctTGGTATGGGtatgtttttcttattgtcgaATGTCATTTTTAGAGATCTATAATGGCAACTCAGCAATCTTCACACAATCAACAAATAATTCCTAGTGCATCTATAGCATCATCAGCATCATCTGAAATGGAGACGGAACCAGCCTCTAGTGAGTCTCCGGCAACTTCTTCGAGCTCGGATACACAAACCACTATCCAAACTTCATCAGGGCTTCGCAGACCAACACCTCCCATATATCGCAGCATGGTTCCAGGCGCTGACACTTTGTTAACTCCTAAACAGTTTGCCCCTCTCTCTATTAACAAAATCAAGTCAGGAGGAGATGATCCTAGAACTTGGCCTACCCGAGTGAAAAGGTGACTAAGCTTGCCATTTACTCACTCAATTCTAGTAGCAACATTTGTATGCCGAGTAGACATTAAAATAATGACTGTGGCATCAAAAAAGATTCATGTGAATAGATAAATAACCTAGCAGTTGATCAAATGATTTGATGCTAAGCCCATCAAATCATTTAATTGGATTTGATTGGGACAAGCATCAAATCATTAAATCAAGCATCCATTTTACGAGCCTTTATCTGTGAAGACTCGTTTATTCGTCACCATAAACTATGTCAATAACTAAAGGCAAAGGCTAAATTAGTCACAATATTATCACATTCAAACATTGAGCTAGCCTCATATCatagaaatatattattttttgctgtttacATTTCTAATAACCATCCTATATATACAGAGCTTATGCTACCAAGGCTAATCCTTGGGTCAATCTTCACAACGATAGTTTTCACCAACTTCTGAAATATCACAAACCTCATGGACCAAAATTGATCGACTTgctgttttatttaaattttgtggGTGCTTAAGCctacaaataaaaacatttttgcattcTAGCgagaataaaaaatgtaaaatgggAATTTGGAACTCTCGACAATCTTTTTgaagtaccgtacttttcggactattagccgctacttttttctgatgatttgagccatgcggattatataagggtgcagctattctgtgactttttctttcatcgctagggcgtattaaccagaatctccggttagtgcgcctctagcagtgaaagaaaatacggaacaatgcctaacagtactgttccgttaggcactgcTCTGTTTTAGACcggaaagttgctgccgtgttaaaaagcaccgtcctgagttctgcggcctatacaaaggtgcggtctatgtattgttttattatcgtttttggaaaataaagcagatgcggcttatataggggtgcggtttatagccCGAAAATTACGGTACATGTACAGGTTATTATAGATTTTAGACATGATAGGCTTTGCCTGAAGCAATGTCTCGCTAGTTTACCACATCAACCAAACCTTGTAGCCATATGTATTTCTGAACATTTAGTGCAGGTAGTGACTATAATCAAAAACTTATCATTTAAAACCTTGACATAGGCACATTTTTGAGTTTACTATCTTCTGCTGTTTTTAAATaccaattttattgtcattgctACAACTGTTACACAGAATATTTAGCTCAGTTGATTAGGTTTGCTTGTAAAGCTGAAATTTTATTATACAGGCTGATGACAGAGTTACAGCTGATTACTGATGAGCCTGTGGCCAACTGCAGGTATTTCTTTGATAGCAGGTCTCATATATATAGCTTATCTTCTGCTACATACTTTGATAGCTACTAGACTATAACCATCTAACCTCGTCTCACCAAGATCCTTTGTTCACAAATTTGCGGACTGTCAATGACTTGTTGCTATAGCTACCAGTAACTGTTATCTGTTATACTCAAGTTTGCTATACAGTAGTAGTGTCATTATGCTCAGACAGTTCAAGTCTGGTTTCTGATGTTCTAGCTTAAACTGGTGTCAGAGTTTGTGATAGTTATCCCCCTTTGTATGGGTAAAATGACTACTTCATTGCTTCATACTGTAATATGTAGATATTGGTAAAATAGGAGACTATTCGTCAGATCTTGTGAGTTGTGAAGTTATTTACTCAGCTTTTGCGTATTTGTTTAGAAGAATGTATTTAGCTCTTTGAGGTTCAGGTAATATTGTTCAGTAAATTCTACTCGAATGCAAATCATTTTATAGTGTTATAGTTTTAGACATCTTTTTGCATCTGTAGTGCGAGTCCAAGAGGTGATGATTTAACTGAATGGACTGCGGTAATTAATGGGCCTGGGGGCACAGTCTATGAAGGTGGAACTTTTTTCCTGGACATATCCTTTCCTAAAGATTATCCATATATTCCGCCGAAGGTCTGTTATCTGATTATTATTCTGCAGATCACATTCACCTTGAGTTCAAGGTGCAGAATTCGGAATGCAATTCGGTAATGATACGCGCTTCATATTTTATAGACTTCTATGCACTTTGATGTAGGTACGCTTTGCTACCAAAATATACCACTGCAACATCAACAGTCAAGGCATGATTTGCATAGACATCCTTCAGCAAAACTGGTCTCCTTCCCTGACCGTCACCAAAATTCTACTTTCCATTTGTTGCCTCCTCTGCGAATGTAATCCTTCAGACCCGTTGGTCGGTTCCATAGCCACACTCTTCCAGACCGACAGAGAAGAACATGATCGCACAGCTAGAATGTGGACCACAAAATATGCAACATAAACAGATTTTTGCAGGAACATATCAGGAGACACATAGATTGGTCCCCTTATAGCTCTAAAGTCTGAAGCTCTAAGTCTAGGTAAAGACAACAACACCTCttcattttaaacataattaaaaattttatttttttgtgattttttgtTCACTTGTGAAAAATCTTGTATTTTGGgaattaaaaaatcaaaagcCTAATCACAGACTTGTTTCAGGTACTTCTAAAGAGTTGGCTTGAAGATTTTGTGTCGAAATAGAGGCAATGAAATTGTTGTCacctttgcattatatttgtaaCTTATTTTTAACTCTGACATGCCTATAGAGTTTGTGATCACTGCAGATATTGGACACCCACTTGTAGTCTTGCTTAGTACCACCTGTTTATGTATTTTATGAgtaatgtaaaatttcaaaaataaaccTTCATAGTAATACTGCACTGTTTTGCAATGGCCGTTAAAATTCAAGTCATTTAGTTATATTGCATAATTGCTAACCACTATCCCAAAATTGTTGCCACACATATCAAAGTTAAAATTGGTAGCCCAATAATCAACTTCATGTGTAGAAAATACCGGTTTAGGTGCAGTACTTTCCTTAATGATTGGCTTGCATATAATGTATAAACGCGTTCAGTACATGTAGTCTACCAGCATTGTCTATATACGTAGACAAGCAGCTTAAACAATGCAATCAACGACATTGTCTGGAATACCTTGTCTGCAAATGTGGTGTATCGAAATTGTCAGTGTTTAGTCACACAACCTAATTTGAAAGCACAGTTGTGTACGTCATGTACAGCCAATGCACTGCGCTTCCCTGCTTCGAATGGATTTGGAGTTTCTTCCACTCTGAAGAATGGTTACGGTACATGTATACTACGTACAATACTTTGATAGCCTCTATGACGTCAATCTGTGT
Above is a window of Watersipora subatra chromosome 3, tzWatSuba1.1, whole genome shotgun sequence DNA encoding:
- the LOC137391983 gene encoding ubiquitin-conjugating enzyme E2 2-like; amino-acid sequence: MLQKFRLDSFWLCGIFAKRSIMATQQSSHNQQIIPSASIASSASSEMETEPASSESPATSSSSDTQTTIQTSSGLRRPTPPIYRSMVPGADTLLTPKQFAPLSINKIKSGGDDPRTWPTRVKRLMTELQLITDEPVANCSASPRGDDLTEWTAVINGPGGTVYEGGTFFLDISFPKDYPYIPPKVRFATKIYHCNINSQGMICIDILQQNWSPSLTVTKILLSICCLLCECNPSDPLVGSIATLFQTDREEHDRTARMWTTKYAT